TGGCGCTGTCGCGCACCGCCACGCAGCATATGGCGGCGGCGCGATCGGGCGCGATCGTCAATATCTGTTCGGGCGCCTCGCTGCGCGCCTCGCTCACCGGCATCCAGGCCTATTGCGCCGCGAAGCACGCACTTCTCGGGCTGACCCGGCAGCTCGCACATGAGCTCGGACCGCAGGGTATTCGGGTCAACGCCATCGCACCGGGCCTTGTGCTCACCGGCGAGGCGACGCGCCGCCAGTGGGATGCTTATGGCCCCGAGCGGCAGGCCGATATCCTCGGCGGTGTTGCGATGCGCCGGCTCGGCAGCGCGGAGGACATCGCCCGGGCGACGCTGTTTCTCGCCTCGGACTGGGCGGGGTTCGTGACCGGCCAGATATTGAGCGTCGATGGCGGTATCCGTTGAGGGAGCAAGGATTATGACCGACGGGACGGCACGTGAGCCCTGGCAGTGGGAAGAGGCCGAATGGCGCGGGCGCGTGAACCGCGTGCGCGCGGGACGGCGCCTCGCCCCGGCCGCCTGGCCGGAGGGCAAAGGCTTTGCGGTCGCCATCTCGTTCGACAGCGACCATGAGACCAACGAGCTGCGCGATGGCGGCAATTCGATCTCCCGGCTGAGTTGGGGCGAATATGGCGCACGCGTCGGCGTGCCCCGCATTTTGGACCTGCTCGCGCGCCATAGCGTGCCGGCGAGTTTCTACGTGCCCGCGGTCGCCGCGCTGCTCCATCCAGACGAACAGCGCCGCGTCGTTGCCGAAGGCCATGAAATCGGCCTTCACGGCTGGATCCACGAGCGCAATTCGGTTCTGCCCGAGGCTGCCGAACGCGACCTCATGCTGCGCTCGGCCGACACGATCGAGGCGGTCTGCGGCGTGCGCGCCGTCGGCATCCGCACGCCATCGTGGGATTTCGGGCCGGGCACGCTCCGGACAATCCGCGACATGGGGCTCGCCTATGACAGCTCGCTCATGGCCGACGAGGATTGCTACGAGCTGCTGCTCGATGGCGAGGAATGCGGCGTCGCCGAACTTCCCGTCGAATGGATCCGCGACGACGCGCCCTATTTCCTGATGGACCGTTTCGGATCGGCGCGGCCGCATCTCGCGCCCGGCGACGTGTTCGACATTTTCCGCCGCGAGCTCGATGCCGCGTGCGACGCGGGCGGAGTGTTCCAGCTCACCCTCCATCCGCACATCATCGCCGCGCGCTCGCGCATCTGGATACTCGACGAGCTGCTCGGCCACGCCGCCGCGCGCGGGGCCTGGTTCGCCACTCACCGCGACGTCATCGCGCATGCGCGCGGTGGCGTTGCGGATGCGGGACCCCGCGGAGAAAAAGCATGAACCTGAAAATGTCTGGTGGGGTGAACCCGCAAGGCTGCGTCTTAACCAACGAGGGCGGGCCTTTCAGGCCGAATCAAGCGTCCGCCCTCACTTCAAAGGAGCCGCTGTCCGCCATGAAAGCGAAACTGTCCTTCCAGTCGTCCCTTGCGAGGACCTGTCTCGGGGCCACGGCCGCAGCGGCTCTTCTTGCCCTTTCGGCTGCCTCGTTCGCGCAGGCGCCTGCCGGCGAGCCGGTCTCCAAGCTCAACGATCGCCGGCCGTTCCTCGCGCCCGGTGCGACGACGAGCGACGATCCCGTGCGCATCCCGATGAAGCCCGTCGCCGAAACCGGCCCCGAGCTCGTTGTTCGCGGTGGGCGGCTGTTCGACGCGGTGAGCGACGGCGTCCGCCCCGCGACCGTCGTCATCCAGGGCAATCGCATCAAGGCGGTTCTGCCGCCCGATGCGACCGGCTGGGGAGCC
This sequence is a window from Sphingopyxis sp. USTB-05. Protein-coding genes within it:
- a CDS encoding polysaccharide deacetylase, which encodes MTDGTAREPWQWEEAEWRGRVNRVRAGRRLAPAAWPEGKGFAVAISFDSDHETNELRDGGNSISRLSWGEYGARVGVPRILDLLARHSVPASFYVPAVAALLHPDEQRRVVAEGHEIGLHGWIHERNSVLPEAAERDLMLRSADTIEAVCGVRAVGIRTPSWDFGPGTLRTIRDMGLAYDSSLMADEDCYELLLDGEECGVAELPVEWIRDDAPYFLMDRFGSARPHLAPGDVFDIFRRELDAACDAGGVFQLTLHPHIIAARSRIWILDELLGHAAARGAWFATHRDVIAHARGGVADAGPRGEKA
- a CDS encoding SDR family NAD(P)-dependent oxidoreductase, whose translation is MPSLPDLAGRSVAVSGVGSAFGVAIAEAFRAQGAHVYGCDLDPSGFDPLVAAGIGCARVDLRDRAAAADWIEAVAGEAGGIDILVNNAGGVAGQQHQPFETLSDADWNIVLDINLNAAMALSRTATQHMAAARSGAIVNICSGASLRASLTGIQAYCAAKHALLGLTRQLAHELGPQGIRVNAIAPGLVLTGEATRRQWDAYGPERQADILGGVAMRRLGSAEDIARATLFLASDWAGFVTGQILSVDGGIR